The Phaenicophaeus curvirostris isolate KB17595 chromosome 6, BPBGC_Pcur_1.0, whole genome shotgun sequence genome segment CAAGAGCCTTCCACTGTGCAGTTTTGGCCATTTCGTCTGATATGTTTACAACTGAGGGATCAACACTAAAGAACAAACATACTTTCTGGTTAGTGTTCAGTACTTTCCAACAGCATTATATTTATCATCATCACACTTCATTTACATCAGTTGTGCCTTCTTTCAATATTTACACAGCCACAAGTTGAGTTCCTCTCTTACAAaggtatttaaacaaaaatttgaaaatttaaCTCACTAGTGCCGCCTTAATCACACAGCATCTTAAAACACTTTATCACACAGATATCACTAAGACATTGAGAGCATTGGAAAGACATCTCATTTCAAAATTACCTGTGacttcagaaaacaattttgCACGCTCAGAAATCATGTTGTTCTGCTAAGGCTTTCAtaaatcagaattattttaagttGCTTCCAGGAAATAATTAAAGGCAAAAGAGCAGAgataaataaaattctgaaactAGTAACTCAGTTGAGATTTAGAACTAGTCAAAATCTATAAGTCCCAAATATCTAGACACATTTaaagttaatttctttcctgcagaacCTTACTAGACATTTTTCAAGGATATTCTGCCACCACTGTCCCAAATCATGTAAAAGAGAAGTTCACCCTCACAGATGGTAAACTTCCAAAACCTCTTTCCCCCTTAGCCCTCCACACATTTTTAAGTACAGCAGACTTAGATGTTGCATGTAGATATGTTTTCTATTCTGTTCCATACTTCAGAACCTACCCCAAGGTATCTGTAGGAGTTCTTCAAATTGCATAGAAATCATTCAAAGCTATTTTTCCTCAGCAACCTCCACAAAATGCAAGACAGTGAGATGtaaatacacatgcacacagttGATGAAATCATAGTTCTACTGTGACAGCAATTAGCAActcaagtattttttaaaaaaagcttcagCATTTAGCATTGCTATAGTCTGATCAAACCTGCTCTTAGCATAGACAACAATAATCGGCACAAATATCCGTCTAATACAAAACTTTGCCTACTCCCAGCTTggatcagggtgatgtcttACTTCCCTACGTCCATAGCTAAGCCAATGTTTAACCAAGGAATCTGTCATATTAGAGAGGCAAAAATTTTTCTGTCACATCCTCTGGGCGTGTTGAACAGTTGTAGACTGTTTGACAACTAAGCTGAAGAACATCCCCTGTAAGGGAGATATATACAGAGACAAAAtgccttccagtgctgaaggaCCTTTCCATCGGAGAAATTCCAGCACTTCCCTTTCTGGAAAAGATCCAGTAACCCTGTTCTCATAGTTATCTtcagaaaatggctttttaacataaaaatggCTACCTGTAAAAAGTATATTTATATCACAAAAATTAGTCTTCAGCCCTCACTTAAATAAACCATCAAAGAACTGCACACTTAaagctttttctgaaaaatccaAGTGGCTGGTAAACACACGGCTCAACTGATGCTATTAGTTGCTTAATACTCAGGATTTCATGCACAGTAACACACACGTGTTCCACAAAAACTGACCAAGGAAGCTTCTCCAACTTGAGTACAGCTGGTCGAAACTGAGTCATGTGATCTGTTCAAGACGGTCATGTAAATTTATAATTAAGATGCAGTTTTAAAGAACAATGCAACATAAAAACGCTACTTTAGCATCATGAAATATATCTTCATACTTCCTAATCATGGCTGAGTTAaaagcttgggaaaaaaatgaatgtaattTGACACATGCAACAACTTAATATTAAGCAAAAAATAGCATGTGAAATAAAAACTCTTAAAATATCAACATTTTATTATACCTGTATTTTAGGGTTTTTACGGGAAAATCCAAATTTGCTTCTCCATATGCAAGATGTATGCTTTCATTGTCCCCGGTGCGAAGCATTCTCTCTGCTTCCTGTGAATTCAAGGtaaaaagttaataaaattaCTCATGCAGCAGAAATCCAAGTGGTATCTCATGCCCGCAGTTGATTTTTATAGGGTTAAGGGGTGTTTCCCTGTAGGTACTGGAACTGATTGCAGGAGATATAGTTTAAGACCTTTCTTAGAAGTGTTTTATCCAGGTAGGACAGACGAGAGAGTGGCAAAGGAAGGCATAACAAATTTTCTTAGGAATTCAAGTGGCTGGTATACAGTTAAGTAAGATTTTATGGACAACTTATACAAGATATATTACTATATTATCTGTAACAGCTGATTATCTATAGCAGTTGCTTTTGACTACAGCTCTGCACATATGCACAAGCAGAATGTTGCTGATACAACAAACAGctttgtaattaatttaagCAGGGTAAAGATTCCTACTgcattgcttttctctcctaTCCATAACCACCTTCTAGCTTGATGAAAGACAAAGTAAACAACATTTCGTGCCAAAACTTGCTTCTTTTCACTTTCCTTGCTAATTTTAATCACAAATAAGAGTCATAGATGGTAATAGCATCATTGAAACAGTGACTTTCCTTAATATAGTTGTCAGAATAGTTCCTCTAGCATTCAATTTCATTAGTAAAGAATTTTCAGTTGTACATTTGGTACAACAGGTCATGCACTCAGGCATACAATTCTTTTAGGTCTCACTGAGTATTTTCTAGTAATTTACAACATACTTCGTTTGGCTGTTGTCACACttactgctttctcttttttcttcttgtcatcttctttcttctttttactttcAGGCATAAGATCATCAAGCCAGCTAAGCTCTCTTTTGGTGAAACATAAATCCATGAGCTTGCGAATGAACACTAATGCTAGAACCTGCAGGCAACCAGAAAATGGCATCATTTATATTAAACTATTTAAACGAACAAAAATGCACACACACTTCAAGTACATTGAGAATCTTCAATTGAAGCCTTTCTTTGTACTACCAGCTTTATCTCACAAAGTTAATTTCCACTTTCAATAGCTATTCAAAACTGAATTGCTTATTTTGAGGATATGAAAAGTCATTGTGTTTTAAAAGCTAACAAATTGTATTATGGGTTCTCGTTTCTTAAGCAATCCTTTCTTTCTTAAGGAAGCAAATTCTTTCTGAAGGGATGCTGGATGATGCACGTACTCTTGGAAAATTATTAACTTGTAAACAAATAGATAACTTACCATCATAGGGAAaacaacagcagctgcagaggcttTAATCACCCACAACAGAACTAGACAAGTGAGCTGAACAACTGTAAAGATATGGACCTTCCAGAGTGGCACATAACGTAGATAAATCAGGTCAGGTTGATGTTTGGCAGGCATTCCAAACAGTTTTATACGGTCAAAAAActgcattgaaaaataaaatcatcctTTAGctaattaatttcttcctctccagaagaaaataaatgtttttaggGGACGCCAGAAACATTAAGTTAACACCAGATAAAAAACTAATGAAGGGCATTGAACATTTCAAGTGGGTAGGGTTGGGGGCTATTctgttttgttggtgtttttttccccccacctctCATTACTACTACAAAACCtcagaatatttctgaaaatatgttAGTCAGCTGCATTACCGAAAGAATAAGTGCAAAAGAACTGAGAAGTGAAGGCACAACACAGTAAGACCTGAACACGATCCTCAGAAAATTATCCCACACACTACTTAGGCAATATGGGCTAAGTAGTTGTTACTCACATGAAGTAACTTGTTAGTTTCCTTTTCACTTAatgttaaacaaaaataaagttgcTCATTATAATCAGACTTTACCTGAATGCCTTTTAATGAAGATACTCCCATGTAAAGAAAGACACCATACAAAACTGGCATTGGAATAAACTGGGGAGGAAAGAACGCCCATATGGTTACTTGTGGAATTAATATGGCATAACATAACAGCCAGAGGAAGACATAGACCAAGTTATTTTTTACTTTACATTTACTGAAATTTGTAAAAGACTAGGCTCCCTATTTACAGAGAATATATATGCATCATtgagcagtaaaaaaaaaaaaaaaaataatctagtgCTAACAAGGCTATCCACCAGGACTAAAAAAGTAGTTCAGTCTTGACTGCCCACTCATCCAGTTTTCCAAGTTGCAACCAAGATTTCTATTAACACTAAGTatgctgctttacattgctatcTGATAGGAACTACATTCAAACTACCAACTTCATGAAACTGCCATATGAAGTTTTACTTTTGATGACCAATCTTGCATTTCTGGAGCAcatgaaacaaaaaaccctatACCTACTGAGCTACAAAAATTGCTAATTATTCAGGTttgccccttttttttttttaattcttgctcAATTTAAAGCTTACTAAGATAATGAAGTCATACACTGATTTCAGAAGCACTTGCATCAAAAACCTGTGCAGTCTACACAAAGCATGCAAAGCTTTCTTTGCTCCTGAATTCAGGAAATTCCAGAGTAAAGGACAGCCAACGTGCAACTCAAAATATGAATAATAACTGCTGCTATCAAGACTGAGATACTTCCAGTCAAGTAGCTTTGGATCTCTATCACACTCTCCTCCACACATAAAAACTACAGAAGAACTGGTTTAGGTAAGATAGACttgagaaagtgaaaaatagcTAGCAAGAAAAACTGGTAACAGACCAAGGTTGCTTTCTTCACTATTAATTACATTTGTAGTTTGCttagatttaattttcttacatGTGCCCCCATCTTTTCTATTCAACTAACATCTGTTATTAAAAAGGCAATTTGAGAATGAGTCCAGCCACATTTTGCTGAACATAATAAAGCTTGCTAATACTATGAAATGCTAAATCACAATAtcaaatgcagaaacaaaatacaaGTGTTTTGGAAAAAACTGTCTTTTACCTTTAATACAGAGGTCATGAACACCGACAGCCCCATCAGGACAAAAATCATCAATCCTGTCACTCGTTGCTCCCGGATTCCCAAAAACTTTGGTTGCTCTCCTGGTGCTGAACACTCAGATTCAACTTTCAGGCTATTAACATGACTTATAGACAGGACAGTTGCAGCAACAAACCATGGTAAGCCCATAATAGAACATATCCCCAACATAACACCAACCATGAGCAGATCAAGATGATAACCACAGCCTTTCTGTAAAATtaagcaaacaaataatttgATAAACTTTCTATTGATACAATAACATACTTGTATCTTAGCTGGTAAAGAACAGATAACTATGAAAGTCAGATACTTTGAGAGTGTCaacaaaattatatttgttCTTTATTAGTCAATGTATACATTGTATAATAACTGTTTGCAATGTTTCACAGACTTGCAGAATTAATCTGATCTAAAATAAATTTGACTTACAAGACAGTAGAGttttgtgaaaattatttttaccttcAGCTTATGCTCTTTCCTGTTTATAATAACAGCTGTTATTTGTTGATCCATGAAAATGAGAATGGTACAGAGTAGAGCAGGAACAGCAGATACCAAGAGTGTCCACCAAGGATTGCTTCCAAGAGGATCTATGAACCATCCCCGGTCTTTACGAGTGGGCTGAAAAGCCAAACATTAATGATAAGAATTAAGCGACTAAGataaaatccacattttattGCTACAAAGAGCTACAATGAACAGTCTTGTAAATATGTGTTTACATTTTGTCAAAAGCTTTGACCCAAAGACTGATTTTGCCGTTACATGTGAATGTGacatttttatagaaaaaattAGAACAAATCCATCCCACTCCTTCATTTCTGCACATTTTCACAAAagaatgcttctttttcagtgATCCAATATAAAGCATGATTTCTTCTGTCAGATAAGACACGCatccaaaacagaaaagggagatTATTTCATCAACTACATtgtaaagaaagaagataaatttCTGTTTCCATACAATTCCACTGTTCTACTGTCTATGAAACTACAGGCATTTAAAAAGTTACGttttttcaaagattttatttcttacttCAAATTTCTCTGGAACATGAAGTTTAGGAGAAGGTACTCCTACAAGATAGTCAATCAAGACCATGATAACTATGGTCAGAAATACTGCGAAGTCACTGATGGTAGAACGCACCTATAAAGAAAAGACTTgttttaacttgtttttttaataattacaaTTTGCATGTATAGAAAGACTATTTTGCCCCCAATGAAATCtatttatattatattacaTTACACCACTGAACATATTCTGTACAACTGCTCATCCAATTAtctcatttaaaattatctactGCAAGCAGCAAATTACTTCAAATAGCTCCTTCCTCATCTTCCTGTCCTCTTGACTCTACTGGGAGGCTGGGCCAACACAGTTAGCCTCTTATGGCTTAATTCAATAACAGCAATGAATTTCTGAAATCAATATTCATATATTTGATGTTTTAGTAGACAGGACAAGGATAATTTACAACAGATTCAGGTTATCAAAGGTGACTTCATTAAACATTAGGAACACGTTGCAGGGATGAGCTGAGTTTTAGAGAAGATCTAACTACTTAATTTTGGCTAGCAGAAGTTGTTTAAGTTAGTCCAAGGATAATCACTATATTAGCCTCTATTAGAAATAGTAATCCCATGAGGAACCACTCGGAACCCTTCATGGCCAGCAGTTCGAGAAAAGCAATCAATTGTTCTGTACAGAGGCTAGGCgagagaaacagcagcaatatTATCTCTTCAAATGATACCTGGCAATGCCCATTAATGTGGGGAGACAGACTGTTTAGGTCTTCTAATGTTTAGAAAATTTTGTTGCAACCACAAGAGAGTAAGCTGAATTTTCAGTAGCCAATTTATATACTGTAATGTCTTCATTTCTGGAATTATAAgctaattttctgttttaaatttctttttctgtcttaaaagaGATGGCTCCATAAGAAGttatgaagcaaaataaaaaattcaacaCCTCTAAGTTATACTAACATATTTATCGCAAGATAGCAATAGTCTCTAATTAGGATTACCTTAGTTGGGAAATAGCGTTTGGTCTTGAATTGCttaaggaaagaggagaggaaaaatgttGTAAAGAATAATATGACAGACCAGAAGAGAACATCTGGAATATATGGTCCGTGATGGCCACAAGCTGATCCACGAAACACACCATGAAATTTTAAACAttcctgcaaaaagaaaaactccttacatttctgttttattcttttagtaCATTCAACCTAACTTGCATCCTTTCAATACAAACCACATCCAAGAATGTTCAAAATCCCAAAaagggttttctttccttcatcaCTACCTTATCCTACCAAAAATGTGTGCGGTCTATTCCAGAAGAAACACAATATCTACATATCACTGATTATTTCAGGATGTCAGAATGCTGGGAGGTACCCAAGAAGAAGCAACTTTACCACTATTTTTGCTGTGTCTACTATTAGTGTGAATGTCTAAGCTCACACACAAAGAGAGCCCACGTACAAACATCTACTGCCATTTTAAATAGCATAAGATGGCCAGAACAGGCACGTGCAAGTAGCAAACACAACACAAATTTTATAGCAGATCCAAAACACTCAAGATTTACGTGAAAACCAGATGCCAGAGTATGCAAATTGGCTGTAGACAATTGCACTCAGACAGCTGAATCCCACCCAAGGAACTACTAACTAGTAAAACTGTTTCTTCCTAAAAACCTTCAGTATCATTTTCACATGacaacttttcttcctttcacctACATAGTTATGAAATACCCAGTTCAGAAGGTAATGCTTTCAAGCCTACTCCTTCAAGGGCACTTACCCTTTCCTTTTAACCTTCAATTttccaaataattatttttttccaatttttttttgagtctgTTGTAGTTTTATACCAAAGTCTAACAAACTAACGAAGTGCGTTTTCTACCACATTTTCATTACAGATTTCTTCAacctaaaaatgttttttcatcctttccagGAAATTGAAGGAAGCCACCTCCCCAAACCTCATCATATTCATCTGTGCTTCAGAAAGACAACTGCTCTTCCGAGCAGGATTAAAGTGGCTACCTCAAGCAGTCATTTATGATATTAACGCTTACTACCATGGTCTCATCCAAACCACTGCAATGACTGCTTAAAGCATTGGGGGAGGAATAAAAGACAActaaaattcaaagaaaacagcCCATGTTCAAATCAAGAAAGAGAtcagatgaaaaatattaatcaaGATTGGTActgtgtgggttttggttttttggtttgttttttggttttttttggttgttttttttttttacacacacacatatatgcatGGCTTTTTAGATACTCACAGAAACTGTAAGGTTACTCCATGCTATATTTTCTGCAGACTTATTTAAATCCGTCCACATCTTCAGAGTTTCATTGCTGGGTCTCTCAGGCTCAGAACACACACACCTGAAGGATAGAAATGAATAATTTACATGCTTTTAAGCCATATGTGTCAAAACGCAGTGACttgctgtaattttaaaaatcctgaagAGTTTAAGCCAGCATTTAGCCCAGGCTTCTATGAAAGAAACAGTGAGACGACTCCTTATGTGACACGAATGAGGAttaggggaggagggaagggaatgaAGAATCAAAGAAGCAACTGCTCAGGAGGTTTAACTGGACTAAGAAAACCTAAATTATGTGTTTTAAAGAATTGTGAAGACCACAGTGAGGCAGGCtgtccacctgcagcccatggagaatCCCAAgccagagcaggtggatgtgCCCAAAGAAGACTGTGACCCCGTGGGAAGTTCATGCTGGACTAGACTCCTGGCAGCACCTGTGACCCTGTTGAGAgaggaccccatgctggagcaagTTTGCTGTCAGGACTTGTGACCtcatgctggagcagtctgttcctgaaggactgcgcCCCATGGAAAGGGCCTACACTAGAGTAGcttgtgaagaactgcagcctgtggcaATGACTTATGCTGGAGAAGTTCGTtgaggactgtctcccatgggagagACTCCATGCTGGAGCCAGGGAAGAGTGTCAGGAAGGAGTAGCAGAGACACCATGTGATGCACTGATGACAACCACCATTCCCTGACCACCTGCACCACTCACAGGGCAGGAAGTAGAGGAATTGGGAGTAAAGTTAAGCACAGGAAGAAGGTGAGGGATGGAGGAaaaggtgttttaagatttaCTTTTGGTTTCTCTTTACCCTACACGGATTCAATTAGCAATGATTTCCCCAAGTCAAGCCTGTTTTTTTGTCTGTAATGGCAATCACTGACTGATTGCTCTGTCCTTACCTCAATGCACAAGTCCttgtcatatttttctcttgtccaCCTGAGGAGGCAGCAATAGAGTagcttggtgggcacctggtgtCCAGCCATGGTCAACCCACCACGGGAAGATAATATACAAGTGCcatagaaataaatacaatgtAAAAAAGGTACCTAAATAACCTGCTTATTGCATTCCTTAAATGGAATAAAGCTATTTCTGTACTGATAATTTAATGGCTAGTTATTGTGATGAACAGAACTAACAGTTCTAGCTagtcaaggaagaaaaaaaaaaggtaaaaatggCTGTATTGTATTCTCTATTATTCtcctctctctcaaaaaaaccccGTTTTAGAAATCAAATAGTCCCCATAATTACAGTAGAAAGCAACACAGTTTAAAGATGTTCACACCCTATTCGTAGCACATGAAAGTCACAGAAACTCTCCATGCCTCAGCTACTCAGAAATATAATCCTCACCCAGGTGGGGTAAACTATCACAATTTCCAGAAGTGGCAGCGTAGAACTCCTACTCTGATCATAAACCTTCAAGCTGACCTTTAAAAAAGCAGTAATTAAAGCAAACATTGTCACAGCCCCTCATGTCTTCCAACTACTCATGGCTAACACAGAAAATTCAATTCCACAGCATCCTGAATAGAATTTTTCTGAGGTTTCTCATGCCCACACCACCCCCAGCATTCCTCGTACCCTTCCATGGAGAGCCACACATTACAGTTTAGTACACCGTATGTCTCTACACTATACTAACAtgacagaaaatgtttattctaCTAACAGACAGAAACTTGATACTTACGAATATAAAGTCAGTTTATCCAAATCATTGTGCATATTGAAGGCATATACTTCTCCCaaatgaaaaagcttttccaaTGCCTCATAAATAAATATGATGCATATAAGCGCTGCAAAAGCTTCCTCGGTAAATCGAGTGATGTAACAAACAAGGCTGCTGGCATCTGTGGCTACAAGCACTATGCAAAAGAATGCAGTCCACAGACCAATGCTAGTCCGCAGGGAGAGGTAGGAAAGATCATAATCCCtatgtgaagaaagaaacaaaattattaactGAGCTAGAAGTGTCTTATACTCTAATCTATTTGAAAACAAGTATTGAGGCCAAGCTCTGTAAGTATTCACCACTTTTCTCACCCTTAATGTTAGttctgaaagaagcagaaactTTTCTGTCTCATCTTCcatgaaagcaaagcaacacCGCAAGGTGTTTCTAAGACTGAGGGTGCAACTACCTAGCCTGGGAAGCATCATGAGCATGATCTTACCAGAACTACCTAGATGGTTTCTCCTACTGGGTAGATCAATCCCTGTTTACCCCTGCAGAATCAAAGCAAAAATCTCCACACAGTCAGAACATAAACCTTTCATTTACATCCTAGCCACTTCTTATCGCCGATTCTCTCATTAAGGCTCACCAGTGCCCGCAGCTTTGCCAAACTGCATCCATCTCAGTCTCTTGCTGCTGCATTTACATCTTCAACGACACCCACTTTTTCCATGCATCTACTTTCAAGCACAGCTATTCTAACAGGCTAGAAAGCTAGAAAAAGTATTAAGTGGATACAAACTTCGCTTACCTgcaaaatttaaataatattttttcaaatactaGAACTGGTCCGGTACTCCCCAAAATAGTAAGAGGTTGCCCAGCAAAGAGAGAGTAGGCAATCCCAGTTAGTGAGGCTCCAAAGAGAGACTCTATTGCACTCTGTTTGGGGGAAAAGAAACTGTTGTAACTACGCTGCCTTCCAGATTAGTGTTTAGCATCACATTTGCATAAATACAATTTTAAGATGTATTAACTTAGAAATAAGACAAGATGTAAAAACACTGCAATTAATATCGATGCTTGAGACAATAGTAACTTAAGACAGTTTTGCAGTAACAATATCACGGACAAAAGAGCTTGAAAAATTCATTCTTGAGAAACATAAAGCCATCAAAATCAAAAGAACAAGTTACTAGTCCTGCTAGCTATGGAGAAAAATATACCAACAATTACtacaaattaaaaaggaaaaaattactcAGCATGTAGTTTACATAAAGAATTAACTGTCTCTGtaaataaaacatatatattGCAACATACCTGTAGCAAAACATGATATGATATGCCATATCAAACCTGAATCAACCAACCAA includes the following:
- the SLC4A7 gene encoding sodium bicarbonate cotransporter 3 isoform X3, producing the protein MEEERAGEQMRPLLTTGHDEEAVVDMGKISSTINTNFEKEELESHRAVYIGVHVPFGKQGRRRHRHRGHRHHRRKKEKETDREDGRESPSYDTPSQRVQFILGTEDDDEHIPHDLFTEMDELCFRDGEEYEWKETARWLKFEEDVEDGGDRWSKPYVATLSLHSLFELRSCILNGTVMLDMRANTLDEIADMVLDNMIASGQLDESIRENVREALLKRHHHQNEKKFTNRIPLVRSFADIGKKHSDPHLLERNGLLASPQSAPGNLDTGKSGDVKGTGTGGSRENSTVDFSKVDMNFMRKIPSGAEASNVLVGEVDFLERPIIAFVRLSPAVLLSGLTEVPVPTRFLFLLLGPAGKAPQYHEIGRSIATLMTDDVFHDVAYKAKDRNDLLSGIDEFLDQVTVLPPGEWDPSIRIEPPKSVPSQEKRKVPKFPNGSTPTGETLKQEGHHAGPELERTGRLFGGLILDIKRKAPFFLSDFKDALSLQCLASILFLYCACMSPVITFGGLLGEATQSRISAIESLFGASLTGIAYSLFAGQPLTILGSTGPVLVFEKILFKFCRDYDLSYLSLRTSIGLWTAFFCIVLVATDASSLVCYITRFTEEAFAALICIIFIYEALEKLFHLGEVYAFNMHNDLDKLTLYSCVCSEPERPSNETLKMWTDLNKSAENIAWSNLTVSECLKFHGVFRGSACGHHGPYIPDVLFWSVILFFTTFFLSSFLKQFKTKRYFPTKVRSTISDFAVFLTIVIMVLIDYLVGVPSPKLHVPEKFEPTRKDRGWFIDPLGSNPWWTLLVSAVPALLCTILIFMDQQITAVIINRKEHKLKKGCGYHLDLLMVGVMLGICSIMGLPWFVAATVLSISHVNSLKVESECSAPGEQPKFLGIREQRVTGLMIFVLMGLSVFMTSVLKFIPMPVLYGVFLYMGVSSLKGIQFFDRIKLFGMPAKHQPDLIYLRYVPLWKVHIFTVVQLTCLVLLWVIKASAAAVVFPMMVLALVFIRKLMDLCFTKRELSWLDDLMPESKKKKEDDKKKKEKAEAERMLRTGDNESIHLAYGEANLDFPVKTLKYSVDPSVVNISDEMAKTAQWKALAMSTENAKVTRANLSPEKPESVKINVEDSSVVKYVDAETSL